Part of the Rhizobium viscosum genome is shown below.
CCGGAACCGGCAACCGCCGAGGCGGGCAGGAATATGCCTTTGCTGCTGCCGATCTCAATGCGCGCCGAGGCAAAGGCACTGATCGGAGCCATCAATCCACGGGGCAGGGTGATCCGGGCGCGTCCGAGCCGTGTCCGGTCGGCGAGCGCCGGTGCGACGAAGCGAACGGCGCTTGTCAAACCGTCACCACCGTCGCCGAGGAAAACATGAGCGACGGCGCCGACGGGCACGGCATCGAACTGAGCCTGCGGGATTTCTGCTTCCAGTTCGAACTGGTCGTCATTTGCGATGATGAAGAGCTGCTCGCCGGATGAGGAGGCGGTCGCGCCGACCTTGGCGGACCGGTTGATGATCCGGCCGGGCACCGGCGCGACAATCCTCGTATAGCTCAGTCGCAATTCAATATCCTTGCGCGCCGCAGCGACGGTCTTGACGGCAGCTTCTGCCGATTGGACGGCCTGTCGGCCGGCCCGCACGCTCACCTCCGCGCGGGCGAGGGCCTTTTGTCTCTGCTCAAGCGCTTCCTGTGACATCAACCCCTTGGGAACGAGCTTTTGTGCGCGCGTAAGATCCGCCTCGGCCTCCTCCTGTGAAATCAGGGCATTGTCGAGCGCACTCGAGGCCTGCCCGAGTTGTGCTGCCGCGCTCGCCGCCTGCGCGTCGTTCTGCATAAGCTCCACATCGATCCTCGACGCATCCAGTGTTGCAAGCAGCTGTCCGCGGCTGACAAGATCGCCTTCTTCGGCGGCGATCGAGACTATCCGGGCTCCGGAGAGATCGGTATTGACCAGTGTCGTTTCCCGCGCAACGACCGTGCCAACGACGGAAACGCTCTGTTTGAGAACCTGGCTTCTGGCAGCAATAACCGACACTTTCGGCCCCTCCATGTCGGCGGCGAGACCGTGGATCGGGAGCCCGGCGGTCGCAGACAACAGGAAGATCGATACAAGGCGACCCGTTCTGGCGTTTGGGGACGGGCGGTTGCCCTGTAGCAGGCAGCGCATGCGAGAGAGCGGCGTGAAGGAGGTCATCAATTCATTCCCTGCGCGATTCTTGTTTAATTGCGGGATGTGCAGAGCCGCCGCGTCGGCGACCCCTTGATTTTGAACAGCTGGCAATGATGCTTTGGCCGACCCGCGTCAGAAACGGTAACCCAGCATCAGCATGGTTTTTGACTGAACCTTTTCCTTGACGATCGGGCTGTCTGCAGCGTCTCCGACCAGGAAGCTCACGCCTTGCTCGCCCCTGACCACCCAGTTCTCGTTGATCAGGTAGGTGGCCGAGGCGGAGAGATCGACGCTCTTGATCCCGGCTCCAGCCTTGTACTGCGCATGACCGGAGCGGGCCGACTGGACGGCGTCAACGCCGAAATAGGCTTCCATGTAGTTGTCGTCCGCGAAAGTGGCGGAAGCCTCGGCGCCGAGGATGAGATGTTCCGACAGGGGCTGCGAGATGGCCGCACCGGCGGTTGCGAGCAAGCCCTCGCTTCCGCCGATCGTCTTGTCGACCGAGACGAAGACATTGGCAGGCCCAAACGTGTAGGTGGCCTTACCGCCGACAGTTACGCCGAAATCGATGTCGCCCATACCGCGCAACGTGTCGGCATCGTCCTCGTCACGGCCCGAGTCGTATCCGACATTGACGTCGAACCGGAAAGCATCCTTCTCGAAGGCCTTTATTTCGATGCCGCTTGGATCGATCGTGATCCGGTCGAAGAATTCGGCGGATACGAAGGGGAAGGGCGAGACTTCAAACTCGTCGCTTCCCTCGTATTTCGGTTGGAAGATGGCGCCGGCGCCGATGACGACGTGCCAATCGTGCAATGCCTGGCGAACCGGGCCGAAACGCTCCGGGTCCGGAGGTGACGGTTCCGGCGCGGTCTGTTCGCTGTTTCCGAAGTCGGCGGCTTGCGTGGCAAAGGGCGATAAGAATAGCGACGCCACGGCGATGGAAAGTAGCCGGGACCGATCGGCGGTCAGTTTTAGAGAGGCAGACATGAAGGCTCCGAGGTTAGATCGCGTGCTTCCCCCGACATCGACCTGGAAGCGCGCCACGCCTCAGCAGTGCCATGCACGACGGGCATTGCGTGTTGGATGTTGTTAAGAGTTGTTTCTGCTTGGGCCGCCACTCCGTCCCGTTGAAACATTTCTTCACAATCGCGGGCGAGGACGGCCTCGCTCGTCATGGTAAGGATGAGACTGAGGAACGGAGATGGCGTGATTGGTTGATGAGCGTGCACGAGCGGCCGTCGAACGGCCGAGGATACTGATCGTCGAGGACGATCGTCAGATTGCTGAAATGCTGCGGGAGAGTCTTGTCGAGCAGGGCATGGATGCGGAACTCGCGGCCGATGGCGCAGCGATGGACGCGAAGATGCGTATGATGCCCTTCGATCTTGTTGTCCTCGATGTTATGCTGCCCGGCGAAGATGGTCTCAGTCTCTGCCGCCGCCTGCGCGCAGGCGGCGGCATCCCGATCCTGATGCTGACGTCCTTGAGCACCGATATCGACCGGATCGTCGGGCTGGAGATCGGCGCGGACGACTATGTCACCAAACCCTTCGTTCTGCGTGAGCTCCTGGCCCGGATCAAAGGCCTCCTGCGCCGGTCGGGCTTGTCAGCGCAGCGGGAGGTCAGGCCTGCACACAGACTTTTCCGTTTCGAGGGTTGGCGGATCGATCCGGCCCGGCGTCAAGTCCACGATCCGGCTCAGGCCAGGATTGCCATGACGACCCATGAATTCGATCTGCTGCTGGCCTTTTGCCGCAATGCCGGCCGGGTTCTGACCCGCGAACAGCTGCTTGCCGTGACGCATGCCGGCCTTGCCGGTCCGATCGAGCGCAGCATCGACGTGCATATCAGCCGGCTCAGGCAGAAGATCGAGAAGGACCCCCGCGATCCGCTCCTTATCAAGACGGTCCGGCTCGGCGGCTATGTCTTTACCGCGCAGGTGGAAGAGGCCGATGTTTAGACGCCTGCGTCGTGCCACGATGACGATCCGCGGCCAGATCACCATCATCATTCTGGTGGCGCTTGTGACCATCATCGCCATGGGGGATGCGGTGGAGCGCTGGGCCAGGGAAGATCTTGCCGCCCCGGATCTCGAAAACATCGCCGAAAAGCTGAGCGCCATCGCAGAGCTCCTCGGACCCGCCTCGCCCGAGCACCGGCAGATCATCCTCGCCAATGCACGTCGCGCCGGCTGGGACATCGAACTCACGCCGACGGCGACCGCGAGCCGGTTTGCACAGTCTTCGAGCCACCAGAGCTTTCTGGACATCGTTGCCGGCAGGCTGTTTCCGCCAGACAACGCACCGCCGCTCGGAGGCTGGCAGACCTTCCTAGATGAACGGCGCGTGATTGCCGCGCGCGTCGACGACGACACGATCGTCATCACCTCGGGTTTTCCCGATTCCATGCTGAGCAGCGCGTTCCTGGGGCGCGGCCCCTATTTTTTCGTCGCTTTTTTCGTATTGATCGGCTTTTTCTTCATATTCGCGATCCGGGCGATTACGGAACCCATACAGCGCATCGCCCATGCGGCGGCGGTTTCCGATATCACCGCGGGTTCTCCCGTTTTTGCGGAGAGGGGAACGGTTGAGATCGTTGCACTGGCCCGGGCATTGAACGGCATGCGCCGGCGCATCCGACTGATGATCGAAGCCCGCACCCGTATGCTGCGCGGCATCGGCCATGATCTGCGCACGCCGCTGACGCGGCTGAAGCTGCGTGTGGAGCGGATGGGGGAGAGCGGTCAGAAGGACGCTCTGCTCTCCGACGTCAATCGAATCGAGAGCCTGCTCGTCGAGAGCCTGAATTATCTTCGAAACGACTATGCGACCGAGACGATCGAGCTTGTCGACGTCGCAAGCATCCTGCAGACGGTCTGCAGCGAGTTTGCCGATATCGGCCACGCCGTCCGATACACCGGGCCGAACAGGCTTCTTGCTAGATGCCGGCCGCTTTCCATCACGCGCGCGGTCACCAATCTTTGCGATAACGCCGTTAAATTTGCAGACAAGGCCGAAGTGACGATGGCCGAGCGGCCGGAAACCGTATTGATCACTGTTGAAGATGACGGCCCGGGCATTCCGCAGGAGCTTCGAGAGCGGGTACTCGAGCCTTTCTTCAAGTCGGACCAGTCGCGCGCTGGAGGCGGCTTCGGCCTCGGACTGTCGATCGTCGCAGACATTGTTCATTCTCACCATGGCACGTTGGAACTGCGGCAGCGCAACCCGCGTGGTCTCAGCGTTGTTGTGGCGATACCGAAATGAAAGGGGAGCGAAGGACGTGCTGATAACAGTTCCACTCGGTGGCGTCGGGAAATGCGCACGCAGCCATTGCCCTCCGGGCGCGATGCACCATCTGATTGTTCCTGGTAACAGCCTCACAGGAGAGACAGATGGCATCGAACGAGGGTCGCATCAGACAACGTGCTTACGAGATCTGGGAACAGGAAGGTCGGCCACACGGCGAGGACCTGAAGCATTGGCTGCAGGCGTTTCAGGAAATCGCCGCGAGCGTCGAGACGGACGGTCAGTCTGCCAAGAAGCCTCGCTCCAGAAAGGCCACGACGGCTGACCTGCCTGCGAAGTCGAAAGGCGCAACGAAGGCTAAAGGCGGTGCCCAGAGCGTTCCGACGACACCCCCTCCTCCAAAGCCGACCAAGGCATCCCGAAGCGTCACCAGGCATTGAGCCGATCTGGCCGATATCATGCGTAGATCTGGCGCGTGCAACGCGTTTGTACGAGTACCTTCCGATAAGCGGCACTTGTCGGAAGTCATGAACTCAGGTCCCGAAATGCGGTTGCCAATTACCGTGGATAAGTGAATTCGGCAGGAAGTTAGGCCCTTCCACACGTGGCTGCCGCTATCCGATCGTGACTGGAACGCGGAGCGTCCTGCCGCGGTAATCAGGATTGACAGAAAACCTACTAGAAGGTAGGCAGATTGCGCGCTTCATTAATTCTGACGCGTCATCCCATTGTTGGCGCGTCGTTCGTTTGCGCCAGGGAACTGAGCCTATCAACACTGTCTTCATGCCGAAGACGTGCTCCATGGGCTACCGACTAGTAGGTAAGCTTGCAAGGCTTTGCAGGGTGGCTTCCAGCCTAACCCAAACAACCGAGATCGACTATGACGACAAATTCTCTCAAAGGCCTAGGCGCCTTCATGGCAGGTAGCGCGGCTACCGCGCAGCAGAAGGTGATGGTGAACTATGACGACTTCCTGCAACTTCTCATCGCGCAACTGAAGAACCAGGATCCGACCGACCCCGTGGATGCCAGTGAACAACTGGCCCAGTTCGCCAGCTTCTCGCAGGTCGAACAGACGATCCAGACGAACCAGAAGCTGGATGCCCTGCTGGCAGGCTCCAACCTCGCCCAGGCAGGCAGCTACATCGGTAGCTACATCGAAAGCGCAGATGGTACGGTCAAAGGCACGATTGCTTCCGTCAAAATCTATAGCGACGGAATCATAGCCACGACGACAGAGGGCGGGAAAATTCTTGTCCAGCCGGGTATCAGCCTCTCGCAACCCGGCGGCGGTAGCGCTGCAGCCATCGAATGATCATGACCGTCATCGAGGTTCTTTGCATCATGGGGAAGGATATTTCGGACAAGCCCTTGAGGGAGTGCCCGGTAGATCTGCGAAGATCGCCAAGGGTTACGGGAGGCGCATCTTCCGAAATTAGAAGGGAATGCTTTATTGGCTACGTTCCTACTAGAAGGTAGTCATGGACGCATGATCAATCCTTCGAATACCTATGATGAGATCCTGAACAGTGCGGAAAAGCTGATCGTATCGGGCGGTTATAACGGGTTCAGCTATGCCGACATCGCTGCCGTTGTTGGCATCCGCAAGGCCAGCATCCATCACCATTTTCCAAGCAAGGTCGATCTGGTGCGTGTTCTTGTTGCCCGCTACCGCGCAAACGCCGAGACTGGCTTGGCTGAGGTGGAAAGCAAGTTTAGCGATCCGCTCGAGTTGCTGAAGACCTATGCTGGTTTTTGGGCTCAATGCATCGAGGATGCGAGCCGTCCGTTTTGTGTCTGCGCGCTTCTTGCAAGCGAGCTGCCGGCCCTTCCTTTGGAGGTCGCGATCGAAGTGCGTGCCTATTTCCAACATCTCTCAGGATGGCTGACATCGGTCATCGAACGGGGTGACCAGCAAGGAGCCCTGGTGATCTCTTGCCCGGCGCGCGTGGAGGCAGAGGCTTTCATGGCCACCGTTCACGGCGCAATGCTGTCGGCCCGAGCCTATGGAACGCCTGCCGTCTTTGAGCTGATTCTCGAGCCGAGTCTTCAGCGGTTGCGGCCGCGATGATGCAATTCCCGGCGACGGGGCGACGCGTCGACGGAAACATGTGCGGTAAAACAGCGTCGTCGAAACTACCAACTAGTAGCTAAGGAACGTCAAATGTTGCGCAGACTTCTTCCAGTCATCATGGTTGCCGGCTTGGCTGGCCTTCCAGTAACGCTTGTTTCACCGGCGTCTGCCCAGGCCGAAGAAAAAAAGGCCGAGCTTCACATCCGGGGCAGCGTCGTCAGCTTCGCAGGTTCTACCTTGAAGGTGAAGACTCGCGAGGGAGAGACCGTTGACGTTGCTCTTGCCGACGGCTGGCAGGTCGCTAGCGTTGCCAATGCGAACGTCTCCGATATCCAACCCGGAGACTATGTGGGCATCGCCTCCCTGCCGAAGGATCAGGGCGGAGACGGCGCTCTTGAAGTTCTGATCTTTCCGCCTGCACTCAAGGGAGCCGGCGAGGGAAGCTTTGGCTGGGACCTCAAGCCGAACAGCAGCATGACCAATGCCACCGTCGCCGATGCAGTCAAGGACGTCGACGGGCGGACCGTTACCGTGTCCTATCACGGCAAGGAAAAAAAGATCTCCATTCCAGACGGGACCCCGGTCGTGACCATTGCCCCTGCAAGCAAGGACGACCTGGTGGCAGGAGCGGTGGTGTTCATATCGGCTGAGAAGGCTTCGAGCGGGACAGTCGCGCATCGCGTTATCGTTGGCAAGAATGGCGTGGTGCCTCCCATGTGAGCCACGTCGCCGCCGGTCAGCTCCGCCCCATTGGCCGACCGTCGGCATCCCGCTGTTGATCCGCAAAACACACAACAATTCAGCCAGACCGGAGGGCCGCATCTATGAGCGACAGCCCCGACAACGACAATATGCAATATCCCCGGACCTTGATGATCCATCGTCATTCCCTGATCACGCGGCTGACGCATTGGCTGAACGCGATTTGCCTGAGCTTCCTGCTCTTGAGCGGATTGCAGATTTTCAACGCTCATCCCGAACTTTACTGGGGGCACTATGGCGCGGATGGGGACCCATCTGTTCTGACGATCGGTTCGAGCGGACAGGGTGACGATATCAGCGGTTTCGTCCGGATCGCTGGCGTCAAGGTGCCGACGACAGGTGTCCTGGGCGTCTCGACGTTTGAGGGAGAGCCGACGCCGCGGGCGTTTCCGGGCTGGGCGACGATCCCGTCGTTTCAGGACCTCGCAACCGGCCGCCGCTGGCACTTCTTCTTTGCCTGGCTATTTCTCGTCAACGGCATTCTTTACCTCGGCTTCGGCGTTCTGACCGGTCATTTTCGACGTGACCTGGCTCCAGCGCGCAGGGACCTTTCCCCGCACCATTTGTGGCGCGAAATCCTCGACCACTTGCGCCTGCGCTTCCCGCAAGGGGAAGAAGCGAAGCACTATAACACGCTCCAAAAGCTCACTTACCTCGCTGTGATCGTCATTCTGCTGCCGACGATGTTGCTGACCGGCCTGACAATGTCCCCCGGCTTTGATGCCATCCTGCCTCCCCTGGTGGACATTTTCGGTGGGCGCCAGTCGGCGCGCACCATCCACTTCACGACCGCGACGCTTCTCGTGCTCTTCGTGCTCGTGCATGTCGCGATGGTCGTGTTGTCGGGAACCTGGAACAACATGCGTTCGATGATCACGGGTCGCTATGCCATCAGAAAGAAAGGTCCACATGCATGACGCGTAGCTTCCTGACCCGCAGACGTTTTCTGATCGGCAGCACACTCGGCGCTTCTGCCCTTACGCTCTCGGGCTGCGACATACTGGAACAGAATACGGCTGTGGCCAGCGTTATTCGTTCGGCCGAAAATCTGACGATGAAGGCGCAAAGGCTGCTGCAGGGGCGCGATGCTCTCGGCCGTGAATTTACCGAGACGGACATTTCTCCGTCTTTCAGGGTAAACGGCACGAGCGCACCTGACAGCGAGGACTATGTCGAACTCGCCGAAGGCAAATTCGCGAACTGGCGACTGAAGATCGATGGTCTCGTCGACCGGCCTCAGGAATTATCCCTTATTGACCTTAAGAGGCTTCCGGCCCGCACGCAGATTACCCGTCACGACTGCGTCGAGGGGTGGAGCGCGATCGGGAAATGGACGGGTGTACCGCTTGGGCCTGTCTTGAGCTCGGTGGGGCTCAGACCGAACGCGCGATTTGCGGTCTTTCACTGTGCCGACAAGTTGGAGAAGACACTTGACGGAAGTGGCCGCTACTATGAGAGCATCGATCTCATCGACGCGTTCCATCCACAGACCATCCTTGCCTATCAGATGAACGGGAAGGATCTGACCGTCGGACACGGCGCACCGTTGCGTCTGCGGGTCGAACGGCAACTCGGCTACAAGCAGGCCAAGTACATCATGCGCATTGAGATCGTCGACAGCTTTGCCGGCTTGTGGGGCGGTCATGGCGGCTTCTGGGAAGACCGCGGCTATGAGTGGTACGCGGGGATCTGAGTAATTCCTTGCCTCGTGTGACGATCGTCTTGCGTTCAAGCCGTCAGAAGGGCGGCTCAGGATATTTGCCTTCGGCCACTCAAAGCCAGTTGATCCGTTTGAGAACCATCAGCGTTGCAACGGAAATGACCGCAACGAAGGCAACGATGATGATGAAAGCCCAAGTATCGTTGACGCCGGGGATGCCGCCAACATTCATGCCGAAAAGGCCGGCCACCACGCTCGGCGGCAGCAGCAGGGCGGCGAGTGCTGCGAGGCGATTGGAATTGCGGGCTATCCGCTCGCTGATGACCGTGGACAGGTCGTCATGAAGAATGCCGGTGCGGTCGCGGATGGCGTCGAGATATTCGATGAAGCGCATCAGTTTGTCGATGACCTCGCGGAACCGTAGCTTGTCACGCTCCTTCAACCACGGAGCGTCGTCATGCTCGATGCGGTTCAAGGCATCCCGCTGAGGCGCGAGATAGCGCCGAAGCTGCACGGAGCGGCGGCGAAGCTGCTTCAGCCGCTCGCGTACTTCGCTGGCTTCGCCGTGAAAGATCAACTCGTCCAGATCGTCGACTTCTTCGTCCATCGTGTCGAGTACGGGCTCGAGGTCGCGGACCAGCTTATCGCTGACGAGAGCGAGCAGTTCCCCAGTCTGTTTCGGGCCCTTGCCCTTGTCCAGGGCGAGGCGGATATCGCGCAAGGCGGTTATATAGTGGCCGCTGTCGCGCAGGGTCACCAGCCTGCGCTGATCGGCCCATACGTGGAGGGGAACAAGATCGATTTCCGCCGAACTTACCTCCGCCTCTTCCGGCGGCGCGGCACAGACGCCGCGAAGAATGATTAGCAGCCCGTCATCGATGGCTTCAACGCGCGGGCGCGTTTCCTCTTCCAGCAAGGCTTCGGCAACGAGCGGATCAAAGCCGCCTTTCGTCGTCACCCATTGGGCAGCGGCCGGATGATCGCGTTCGAAATGCAGCCAGATCACGCCGTCATCCGGCGTCCAGCGGCGCACTGCTTCCATGTCGAGGGTGCGACAGCCGCCGTTGCCGTCAAGAAGCACGGCGAAACGCAAACCCGGCTCGACGCCGTAACTTGCGACGCTCACGACCTGCTCGCCCATGAGTAACCTCCAGCTGCCAAAGTCCATCTCCCGTAAGCGCAGAGCAGTAGATTAGCGAGTCGCCGTCAGGCGGCAAGATGGTCAGTGTCCGGAGAACAAAGCTGCCGGCATTCGTCTGAATTTGAGGTGCTAGGTCGAATTCCATAAAGCTTGTTAGCTCTGTCGCGGGATACAGTCTGTCTTCAATTGACCGCTTACCGGCCGCGGCCGATGCTCGCGTACATGCCGGTCGTGCGAAACTCCGTCGGCGTGATGCCATAGACGCGCCGGAAGACCTTGGCGAAGTAATTGGCGTCTTCGAAGCCGCACATGATGGAGACTTCCTTGACCGGCAGGAAATCCGCCTTGGTCAGCAGCTTTGCGGCGCGCTGCAGGCGCTGCTGCAGGACATATTCGGCTGGCGGCACGCCTTCGCTTTCGGCGAAGCTGCGCGAGAAGTGAGCGCGGCTGAGCCCAACGATCGCCGCAAGTTCGCTGACCGGCAGCGGCTTTTCCAGATTGGCGTTGATATGGTCGGTCACCGCCTGCATGGCCCTTTGTTCGGCCATGGAAGCGGAGGCGCCGAAGATGTCATCATAGAGCGCCATGGCGGCTTCATAGGCGACCGCCGAGGCCGAGCCCGGCGTGTTTGCACCTTTGACGAGGCGCAGGCTGCAGTCGGCCAGATGATCGATGGTCGATTGCTGCAGCTTGAAGACCGGGCCGGCGAGTGCCAGCACCATCTTGTGGATGCGCAGCGTTTCTTCGCCGTTCATCGAGATCCAGAAATATTCCCAGCGGTCACCCTTTTCCAGCCAGTAGCGGTGATTGTGCGGTACGAGCACTATCATCGTGTCGCCGCTCTGGAGCTTGTAATTGCGATTCTGGTAGCGCAGGCGGCCGGTGCCGCTGATCGTATGCTGCAGCACCGTGAAGGGCGTCAGGCCACGCTTTCTGCCGTCCCAATCATAGGTCTCGTTTTCACGCACCTCGTAACCGGCGCTTGTCGGCATGGCATGCAGGCGCTGTCGTCCGCGCGGCAGTGAAACCGTCCTCATCGACTGGCCGTTGGCGATCAAATCCTGCAGCACAAAATTACCCTCGAAAGCATAATCCTTCTCTGGCCGCTCCTGCGAATATGCGCATAATCCCTTCTCACACGAGGAAGAGATCGCGGTCGAAAGAACGGCCGGGAGGAATACAGGCACTATTTCCCGGTATTTTCAGACGATGTGCGAAAGCATGCCGCCTGATCCTCCTTTGCCGTCTTTTTACCTAGCATTTGATCGGATCGAGGTGAAGGATATGAGTTTCAAAATCGCTATTATCGGGGCAGGCAGTGTCGGTTTCACCAAGAAGCTGTTCACGGACATTCTCTGCGTGCCGGAATTCAAGGACATCGAATTCGCGCTGACCGATCTCAGCGAACATAACCTCCAGATGATCAAGGCGATCCTCGACAAGATCGTAGAGTCGAACAAGCTGCCGACGAAGGTGACGGCGACGACAGATCGTCGCAAGGCGCTGGAAGGCGCACGGTATGTCATCAGTTGCGTGCGCGTCGGCGGTCTGGAAGCCTATGCTGACGACATCAGGATTCCTCTGAAATACGGTATCGACCAGTGCGTCGGCGATACGATCTGCGCTGGCGGCATTCTCTACGGCCAGCGCAACATCCCCGTCATCCTCGATTTCTGCAAGGATATCCGCGAGGTCGCGGCACCGGGCGCGAAGTTCCTAAACTACGCCAATCCGATGGCGATGAATACCTGGGCGGCCATCGAATATGGCAAGGTTGATACGGTCGGCCTTTGCCATGGGGTCCAACATGGCGCCGAACAGATTGCCGAAGTGCTCGGCGCCAAGTCACCGCGCGAATTGGACTACATCTGCTCGGGCATCAACCATCAGACCTGGTTCGTTGATCTGCGTCTTAACGGCCGCAAGATCGGCAAGGATGAGTTGATCGCTGCCTTCGAGGCGCACCCGGTCTATTCGCAGCAGGAGAAGCTGCGTATCGACGTCCTGAAGCGCTTCGGCGTCTATTCGACGGAGAGCAACGGCCATCTCTCCGAATACCTGCCCTGGTATCGCAAGCGGCCGGACGAAATCACCCGCTGGATCGATATGTCGGACTGGATCCATGGCGAAACTGGCGGCTATCTGCGTCACTCGACGGAGACCCGCAACTGGTTCGAAACGGAATTCCCGCAATTCCTCGCTTCGGCCGAAAAGCCGATCGATCCGGCCAAGCGCTCCAACGAGCATGCGAGCCATATCCTTGAGGCGCTGGAGACCGGCCGGGTCTATCGCGGTCACTTCAACGTCAAGAACACCGGCGTTATCACCAACCTTCCGTCCGACGCCATCATCGAGTCGCCCGGCTTCGTCGATCGCTTCGGCATTAACATGGTCTCCGGCATCACCATTCCGGAAGCCTGTGCTGCGACCTGCATCTCCTCGATCAATGTCCAGCGCATGTCGGTGCATGCAGCTGTTACCGGCGATATCGATCTCCTGAAGCTCGCCGTCCTGCACGATCCGCTGGTCGGTGCCGTCTCGACGCCGGAAGAGGTTTGGCAGATGGTCGATGAAATGGTCGTTGCCCAGGCCCGCTGGCTGCCGCAATATGCTGATGCTGTGCCGGCCGCCAAGGAGAGGCTAGCTAATTCCAAGGTCAAGACGCGAGAGTGGGAAGGGGCCGCGCGCCGCAATGTCCGCTCAATCGAGGAGCTTCGCGTCGAAAAGGCGGCGCTGAAGCAGGCCGTCTAGAGCAATTCCAGCAAAAGTGCGCTGCGGTTTTGCGTACGGAATTGCGTGAAAACAAGGAGCTGGGCCAATCCGTATTTCGAAGAAAAACGAATTGACCTAGCTCAGGGTGAGGGAGGCTGCGGCGGCTCTTCGGGAGGAAGGCCGTCCGCGCCCAAGCTTCCTTCATCGTCGTTTGAGGAGAAGCGGAGACGCGTACAAGCGCTCCGGAACAAGAGGGAGAGACGATGACGAATTTCCGTAAGATCGGCATCCTGGCAGGACTGGCGCTTGGCGTTTCAGTCGCGGCCCTGAATGCCTATGCGTCCGAGCCAACGGTACCGCCGGCGCCGCCGGCGTTCCCCGCGGAAGGCAAGATCAAATATGTGTCCCGCGACTCCATCCTGGAGTTCAAGGCGCTGCCCGAATATCACGAGCCGGACTGGGTGACGAAGAATTTCGTCGACAGCGGCAAGCTGCCGGCGGTCAAGGATCGCCTGCCCAAGGAACCGATGGTCTTCAAGACCGAAAACATGCCTGACGGTCCCGGCGTCTATGGCGACGTGATGCGCCATGTCATCGGCGGTCGTCCGGAAGGCTGGAACTACGGCGCCGGTCAGACGCAGGGCTGGGGTGGCATCGACATCGGCCTCTCCGAATGCCTGACGCGCACAGCACCGCTCTTCCAGGTGGAAGCCAAGGATACCGAGCCGTTGCCGAACCTCGCCAAGGGCTGGGAGTGGTCGCAGGACGGTCACAAGCTCACCATGCACCTGATCGAAGGCGCCAAGTGGTCCGACGGCGCGCCCTTCAATGCCGATGATCTCATGTTCTATTGGGAAGACGAAGTCATCGACCCGAACGTTTCGCCGCTCGGCGGCGGTGCGTCACCGGAAGCCTTCGGCGAGGGAACGACGCTCACAAAGATCGACGACTACACGGTCGAATGGACCTTCAAGGAAGCCTTCCCGAAGCAATACCTCTATACGATGGCCTACCCGAACTTCTGCCCAGGTCCGTCGCACATTCTCAAACCCCAGCATCCGAAATATTCGA
Proteins encoded:
- a CDS encoding cytochrome b/b6 domain-containing protein; the encoded protein is MSDSPDNDNMQYPRTLMIHRHSLITRLTHWLNAICLSFLLLSGLQIFNAHPELYWGHYGADGDPSVLTIGSSGQGDDISGFVRIAGVKVPTTGVLGVSTFEGEPTPRAFPGWATIPSFQDLATGRRWHFFFAWLFLVNGILYLGFGVLTGHFRRDLAPARRDLSPHHLWREILDHLRLRFPQGEEAKHYNTLQKLTYLAVIVILLPTMLLTGLTMSPGFDAILPPLVDIFGGRQSARTIHFTTATLLVLFVLVHVAMVVLSGTWNNMRSMITGRYAIRKKGPHA
- a CDS encoding molybdopterin-binding protein, with amino-acid sequence MTRSFLTRRRFLIGSTLGASALTLSGCDILEQNTAVASVIRSAENLTMKAQRLLQGRDALGREFTETDISPSFRVNGTSAPDSEDYVELAEGKFANWRLKIDGLVDRPQELSLIDLKRLPARTQITRHDCVEGWSAIGKWTGVPLGPVLSSVGLRPNARFAVFHCADKLEKTLDGSGRYYESIDLIDAFHPQTILAYQMNGKDLTVGHGAPLRLRVERQLGYKQAKYIMRIEIVDSFAGLWGGHGGFWEDRGYEWYAGI
- a CDS encoding zinc transporter ZntB; translated protein: MGEQVVSVASYGVEPGLRFAVLLDGNGGCRTLDMEAVRRWTPDDGVIWLHFERDHPAAAQWVTTKGGFDPLVAEALLEEETRPRVEAIDDGLLIILRGVCAAPPEEAEVSSAEIDLVPLHVWADQRRLVTLRDSGHYITALRDIRLALDKGKGPKQTGELLALVSDKLVRDLEPVLDTMDEEVDDLDELIFHGEASEVRERLKQLRRRSVQLRRYLAPQRDALNRIEHDDAPWLKERDKLRFREVIDKLMRFIEYLDAIRDRTGILHDDLSTVISERIARNSNRLAALAALLLPPSVVAGLFGMNVGGIPGVNDTWAFIIIVAFVAVISVATLMVLKRINWL
- a CDS encoding AraC family transcriptional regulator; translated protein: MLQDLIANGQSMRTVSLPRGRQRLHAMPTSAGYEVRENETYDWDGRKRGLTPFTVLQHTISGTGRLRYQNRNYKLQSGDTMIVLVPHNHRYWLEKGDRWEYFWISMNGEETLRIHKMVLALAGPVFKLQQSTIDHLADCSLRLVKGANTPGSASAVAYEAAMALYDDIFGASASMAEQRAMQAVTDHINANLEKPLPVSELAAIVGLSRAHFSRSFAESEGVPPAEYVLQQRLQRAAKLLTKADFLPVKEVSIMCGFEDANYFAKVFRRVYGITPTEFRTTGMYASIGRGR
- the melA gene encoding alpha-glucosidase/alpha-galactosidase, encoding MSFKIAIIGAGSVGFTKKLFTDILCVPEFKDIEFALTDLSEHNLQMIKAILDKIVESNKLPTKVTATTDRRKALEGARYVISCVRVGGLEAYADDIRIPLKYGIDQCVGDTICAGGILYGQRNIPVILDFCKDIREVAAPGAKFLNYANPMAMNTWAAIEYGKVDTVGLCHGVQHGAEQIAEVLGAKSPRELDYICSGINHQTWFVDLRLNGRKIGKDELIAAFEAHPVYSQQEKLRIDVLKRFGVYSTESNGHLSEYLPWYRKRPDEITRWIDMSDWIHGETGGYLRHSTETRNWFETEFPQFLASAEKPIDPAKRSNEHASHILEALETGRVYRGHFNVKNTGVITNLPSDAIIESPGFVDRFGINMVSGITIPEACAATCISSINVQRMSVHAAVTGDIDLLKLAVLHDPLVGAVSTPEEVWQMVDEMVVAQARWLPQYADAVPAAKERLANSKVKTREWEGAARRNVRSIEELRVEKAALKQAV